One genomic segment of Salinibacter grassmerensis includes these proteins:
- the pncA gene encoding bifunctional nicotinamidase/pyrazinamidase gives MDALLIVDLQNDFCPGGALAVPEGDTIVPTVNELAARFDHVIQTQDWHPAGHQSFASSHPDHDPMDVIEVDYGEQVLWPDHCVQGTEGAEFHPDLDTTPTELIVRKGFRPEIDSYSAFYENDGATPTGLTGYLRERGIDTLYLCGLAADFCVKWSAVDGREEGFDVYVIEDATRGIDQNGSLAQAWDEMNEAGVQVISSEAALDLAAV, from the coding sequence ATGGACGCACTCCTTATCGTCGACCTTCAGAACGACTTTTGCCCCGGCGGCGCCCTGGCGGTGCCGGAGGGGGATACCATCGTCCCGACGGTGAACGAGCTGGCCGCCCGGTTCGACCACGTCATCCAGACGCAAGACTGGCACCCGGCCGGGCACCAGTCGTTCGCCTCGTCGCACCCGGACCACGATCCGATGGACGTGATCGAGGTCGACTACGGCGAACAGGTGCTGTGGCCGGACCACTGTGTCCAGGGCACGGAGGGGGCCGAGTTTCACCCGGACCTCGACACCACCCCGACGGAGCTGATCGTCCGCAAGGGGTTCCGACCCGAGATCGACTCCTATTCCGCCTTTTACGAAAACGACGGCGCGACCCCGACCGGCCTGACGGGCTACCTCCGCGAGCGGGGCATCGACACGCTTTACCTGTGCGGCCTCGCCGCGGACTTCTGCGTCAAGTGGTCGGCCGTGGACGGGCGCGAGGAAGGGTTCGACGTGTACGTGATTGAGGACGCGACCCGTGGCATTGACCAAAACGGCTCGCTGGCGCAGGCCTGGGACGAGATGAACGAGGCCGGTGTGCAGGTCATCTCGTCGGAGGCTGCGCTCGACCTGGCCGCGGTGTAG
- a CDS encoding aldehyde dehydrogenase family protein, with translation MMLDSASPPASASTDEIERVFAAQQAHAPAVRATSVDQRRDKLRRLCDGLRTYRTDFQEAIHADFRKAPAEVDLTEMKPLLDEAQFAISHLDDWMAPDRRSHPAFFAGTRSDIHYEPKGVALLLSPWNYPLTLTLGPLIGAIAAGNCATLKPSEKTPHTNVVLKKLIGELYEEREIALLTGAKEVAQGLLKQPYDHVYFTGSPRVGRLVMKAAADHLASVTLELGGKSPAIVDETADLDLAAERIAWSKFTNAGQTCIAPDYVLVDAPMHDALVARLIDTVERFYGATAAMRRGSDDYARLIDDGHWDRVVGLLEDAVSNGATVAFGGHTDAETRYVSPTILTDVPLEASVMQEEIFGPLLPVIPISSLDQAVGIVNERPNPLSMYLFSERDAMVKTVLGRTTAGSTCVNEGFFHYANPNLPFGGAGHSGIGRGHGEAGFRAFSNERSVLRRRYGASLVQAVLPPFTDRKESFLAALLRYFSGP, from the coding sequence ATGATGCTCGATTCCGCTTCTCCTCCGGCCTCTGCCAGTACCGACGAGATCGAACGCGTGTTTGCGGCCCAGCAGGCCCACGCCCCGGCGGTCCGCGCCACCTCCGTCGACCAGCGCCGGGACAAACTCCGGCGCCTCTGCGATGGACTCCGCACGTACCGGACCGACTTTCAGGAGGCCATCCACGCCGACTTCCGGAAGGCCCCGGCGGAGGTAGACCTCACGGAGATGAAGCCCCTGCTCGACGAGGCCCAGTTCGCGATCAGCCACCTCGACGACTGGATGGCCCCGGACCGGCGCAGCCACCCGGCCTTCTTTGCGGGGACGCGGTCGGACATCCACTACGAGCCGAAGGGGGTCGCACTGCTCCTCTCCCCCTGGAATTATCCCCTCACGCTCACGCTCGGCCCGCTGATCGGCGCCATCGCGGCGGGCAACTGCGCAACGCTCAAGCCCTCCGAAAAGACACCGCACACGAACGTCGTCCTCAAGAAGCTGATCGGTGAGTTGTACGAGGAGCGGGAGATCGCCCTGCTGACCGGCGCGAAGGAGGTCGCGCAGGGCCTCCTGAAGCAGCCGTACGACCACGTGTACTTCACCGGCAGCCCGCGGGTCGGTCGGCTCGTGATGAAAGCCGCGGCGGACCACCTGGCGTCCGTGACACTGGAGCTTGGGGGGAAGTCGCCGGCGATCGTCGACGAGACCGCCGACCTCGACCTCGCGGCGGAGCGCATCGCCTGGTCGAAGTTCACGAACGCGGGCCAGACCTGCATCGCCCCGGACTACGTGCTCGTTGACGCCCCCATGCACGACGCCCTGGTCGCCCGCCTGATCGACACCGTGGAGCGCTTCTACGGCGCGACGGCGGCGATGCGGCGGGGCAGCGACGACTACGCCCGCCTCATCGACGACGGCCACTGGGACCGCGTCGTGGGGCTCTTGGAGGACGCCGTCTCGAACGGGGCCACCGTGGCCTTCGGCGGGCACACCGACGCCGAGACCCGATACGTGAGCCCCACCATTCTGACGGACGTGCCCCTGGAGGCCTCCGTCATGCAGGAAGAGATCTTCGGTCCCCTTCTCCCCGTGATTCCGATCTCGTCGCTGGATCAGGCGGTGGGCATCGTCAACGAGCGGCCCAACCCGCTGTCGATGTACCTCTTCAGCGAGCGCGACGCGATGGTCAAGACCGTTCTGGGACGCACCACGGCCGGAAGCACCTGCGTCAACGAGGGCTTTTTCCACTACGCCAATCCCAACCTCCCCTTCGGCGGGGCCGGTCACAGCGGCATCGGGCGGGGACACGGCGAAGCCGGATTCCGGGCCTTCTCGAACGAGCGGTCGGTCCTGCGGCGCCGGTACGGGGCATCGCTCGTGCAGGCCGTCCTCCCTCCCTTCACGGATCGCAAGGAGAGCTTCTTGGCGGCCCTCCTCCGGTATTTCTCTGGGCCCTAA
- a CDS encoding methyl-accepting chemotaxis protein, translating into MEDAKAATEEARAQKADAEKMAEELEEQKRSVEKQVEEATSKLRSQKEALSGHVEEILQAMDRFSEGDLTVRVHTGREDEIGRLFDGFNRAVGSVQQILSDVKTATEQTASTADQISSSSDQMAASAEEQSAQSEEVAAAVEELNQTIGENARSVQSVAEAASQGSREAQEGREIVSKATGKMEEIAEEVQSTAETIDRLQASSEEISQVIETIDEIANQTNLLALNAAIEAARAGGEGSGETGEGFAVVAEEVRELANETDAATSEIADIIGEVQSEIDQAVEAARRSNRNAQEGIDLSRRASSTLEEIVSSIQRVEDQADEIAAASEEQSTTSKEIARSVQSISTAARESAAGVTEVSDTAGDLDNVTEKLQRRLQQFTVAENATSSGAPVESGRPDRNGAVSGGGRAGDGAPTV; encoded by the coding sequence ATGGAAGATGCCAAAGCCGCTACCGAAGAGGCCCGGGCTCAGAAGGCCGATGCTGAGAAGATGGCCGAGGAGCTCGAAGAGCAGAAGCGCTCGGTCGAGAAGCAGGTGGAGGAGGCCACAAGCAAGCTTCGCAGCCAAAAGGAAGCACTCTCCGGTCACGTTGAGGAAATCCTTCAGGCCATGGACCGCTTCTCGGAGGGGGACCTGACCGTTCGGGTTCACACCGGCCGAGAGGACGAGATCGGCCGCCTGTTCGACGGGTTCAACCGGGCGGTCGGAAGCGTCCAGCAGATTCTCAGTGACGTAAAGACGGCGACCGAGCAGACCGCCTCAACAGCCGACCAAATCTCTTCCTCCTCCGACCAGATGGCCGCCAGCGCCGAGGAGCAGTCCGCCCAATCCGAGGAGGTGGCCGCGGCGGTCGAGGAGCTGAACCAGACGATTGGCGAGAATGCCCGGAGCGTCCAGTCGGTCGCGGAGGCGGCCAGTCAGGGGAGCCGTGAGGCCCAAGAAGGCCGGGAGATTGTCTCTAAGGCCACAGGGAAGATGGAAGAGATCGCCGAGGAGGTCCAGAGCACCGCCGAGACCATCGACCGGCTTCAGGCCTCCAGCGAAGAGATCAGTCAGGTGATCGAGACGATCGACGAGATTGCGAATCAGACGAATCTACTGGCTCTGAACGCGGCGATCGAGGCTGCCCGCGCCGGCGGTGAGGGATCCGGGGAGACAGGCGAAGGGTTTGCGGTCGTCGCCGAGGAAGTCCGAGAGCTCGCCAACGAGACCGACGCGGCAACGTCGGAGATTGCGGACATCATCGGGGAGGTGCAATCCGAGATCGACCAGGCCGTAGAAGCAGCCCGCCGGAGCAACCGGAACGCGCAGGAAGGAATCGATCTGTCCCGAAGGGCCAGCAGCACCTTAGAAGAGATTGTCTCCTCGATCCAGAGGGTTGAGGACCAGGCGGATGAGATCGCGGCGGCGTCCGAAGAGCAGTCCACCACCAGCAAGGAAATTGCCCGGAGCGTACAGTCGATCTCGACGGCCGCACGGGAGTCGGCCGCGGGGGTGACCGAGGTATCCGACACTGCGGGCGACCTGGACAACGTCACCGAGAAGCTACAGCGGCGGCTCCAGCAATTTACCGTTGCTGAAAATGCCACGAGCTCGGGTGCTCCTGTTGAGTCCGGTCGTCCGGACCGAAACGGGGCCGTATCGGGAGGGGGACGGGCCGGAGATGGGGCGCCAACCGTGTAG
- a CDS encoding serine/threonine-protein kinase: MPDPGDVLDGYRLNAVIGRGGMGTVYRATDQALEKTVALKVIAPHLADDPTFVRRFREEAKALARLDADGIVDVYTLRETEEALFFVMEHIEGPSLQTVLRRRGRLEPPQALSLLRQVLTAVGHAHASGVLHRDLKPSNILIDADGQAVITDFGLAKILASDADLTATHDQLGTVAYMSPEQVKGLRNVDTASDLFAVGLIAYEVLTGQLPFDRSGTDFVVQRAIVDASFPPPSTYAPEVPPAVEQVVLDLLSKDPAARPPDAQAARTRLPIPQTADEEPLLTPDTPPAPDVGFTAWQWAGLAAGTLLMLMGTYAGVRGTLGLPILSTAGPAPSETTRTAATPAGPSSAEQKSTPEANDTGLSSRTGQDPSTETSSSVNPSSSDEAPSDESDPSAAAPSEDSTPPGASTDNTSGATSAPDDEPSPPPEPATGAITVRSSPDGATVRLNEQTIGRTPLTIDDLAPGTYRLLLDRNDHRAQETTVPVAGNDTTVVSPTLPPRPAVVRLGARPDGTVRIDGTPQAPTADGLVVDSLSPGPHQITITSTLGRWAMEVTLDPGETYERTIDFTERVESAVTARATGGPPLPNATVTVNGDTVGYTPQRLRLRVGERTIRVMKDGYIPAEQTVRVEPGMETPLVFELAPEPE, encoded by the coding sequence ATGCCTGACCCCGGCGACGTACTGGACGGCTACCGCCTGAATGCGGTCATCGGCCGGGGCGGCATGGGCACCGTGTACCGGGCCACGGACCAGGCCCTCGAAAAGACTGTCGCCCTCAAGGTCATCGCGCCGCACCTGGCCGACGATCCCACCTTCGTGCGCCGGTTCCGGGAGGAGGCCAAGGCGCTGGCCCGCCTGGACGCGGACGGAATTGTCGACGTATACACCCTCCGCGAGACGGAGGAGGCCCTGTTTTTCGTGATGGAGCATATCGAGGGGCCTTCGCTACAGACCGTGCTGCGGCGGCGGGGCCGGCTGGAGCCCCCACAGGCCCTGTCGCTCCTTCGACAGGTGCTCACCGCCGTGGGGCACGCCCACGCCTCTGGGGTGCTGCACCGCGACCTCAAGCCTAGCAACATCCTCATCGACGCGGACGGGCAGGCGGTGATCACAGACTTCGGGCTGGCCAAGATTCTGGCCTCCGACGCCGACCTGACGGCAACACATGACCAACTGGGCACCGTCGCGTACATGTCGCCGGAGCAGGTGAAGGGCCTCCGGAACGTGGACACGGCCAGCGACCTCTTCGCCGTCGGCCTCATTGCCTACGAGGTGTTGACCGGACAGCTTCCCTTCGATCGGTCCGGGACCGACTTCGTCGTCCAGCGGGCGATCGTGGACGCCTCCTTCCCCCCTCCCTCGACCTATGCGCCGGAGGTGCCCCCGGCGGTGGAACAGGTGGTACTCGATCTGTTGTCGAAGGACCCGGCCGCTCGGCCGCCCGACGCCCAGGCCGCCCGAACCCGGCTGCCCATCCCACAGACCGCGGACGAGGAGCCGCTTCTCACGCCGGATACCCCACCCGCCCCCGACGTCGGCTTCACGGCTTGGCAGTGGGCCGGCTTGGCGGCGGGGACCCTGCTGATGCTAATGGGCACGTACGCCGGGGTGCGGGGCACCCTCGGCCTGCCGATTCTCTCCACTGCGGGCCCGGCGCCCTCGGAGACAACCCGAACGGCGGCAACCCCGGCCGGCCCGTCCTCCGCAGAGCAGAAGAGCACACCTGAGGCGAACGACACAGGGCTCTCCTCGCGCACCGGACAGGATCCCTCGACGGAGACGTCTTCGTCCGTAAATCCGTCGTCCAGCGACGAGGCGCCGTCGGATGAGTCGGATCCAAGCGCGGCCGCCCCATCGGAGGACTCGACACCCCCGGGCGCTTCTACCGACAACACGTCCGGAGCAACGTCCGCCCCCGACGACGAGCCGTCTCCCCCACCCGAGCCGGCGACGGGGGCCATTACGGTCCGGTCGAGCCCGGACGGAGCGACGGTGCGCCTGAACGAGCAGACGATTGGGCGCACGCCACTGACGATTGATGACCTGGCGCCCGGCACGTATCGTCTCCTCCTGGATCGGAACGACCACCGCGCTCAGGAGACGACCGTCCCGGTAGCGGGAAACGACACCACGGTCGTGTCGCCGACACTCCCCCCTCGGCCCGCCGTGGTGCGGCTGGGCGCCCGTCCCGACGGCACGGTGCGCATCGATGGCACTCCACAGGCCCCCACGGCGGACGGGCTCGTCGTGGACTCGCTGTCCCCGGGCCCCCACCAGATCACAATCACGTCTACGCTTGGCCGCTGGGCGATGGAGGTGACGCTCGATCCAGGGGAGACGTACGAGCGCACGATCGACTTCACAGAGCGCGTCGAGAGCGCAGTGACGGCCCGCGCGACGGGCGGCCCCCCGCTCCCCAACGCCACCGTCACGGTGAACGGCGATACCGTCGGGTATACGCCACAGCGCCTGCGGCTGCGGGTGGGCGAGCGCACCATCCGGGTCATGAAGGACGGATATATTCCTGCCGAACAGACGGTCCGGGTCGAACCGGGCATGGAGACGCCGCTCGTGTTCGAGCTCGCCCCGGAGCCCGAGTGA
- a CDS encoding T9SS type A sorting domain-containing protein, which yields MTGRLLILVLVMVPLGAAAQVPQGLDAAPEDQRSTLTWNAPTVDDGTTLVCYRVYRDTESIPDDNPGDLTGKRVDEVDAVSEEDPSYTDSGLTNGETYYYRVTAEAAETEDTPTTCGSARTEESSFSNEASATPYPPVTLQIVEPTVPVSEPVDAEEEDVEIRVEATNVPSEESVRLRYRQGGADSFSSTTMEEDGEALAATIPREQATLRGIEFVVETRDAGGNLVQAPAQGVASIRVTADTEPLSQPGGSAETAYRIVSFPGRLDDPQLSNLFSSLGSYDPAEWRLYTTDGAGGDYAEQRSLSASLPSGDGLWFIRRSGGALTPVEGTSIRTDQPFEIPLEEGWNLVGNPFAFEVPLSQVRVENTAGALQDVFGYNGTFVNQEGGVLEPYRGYLVRLSDGQAGTLVIDPSPEETSATASSMRTLDARWAVGLSARVGQARDPTNTFGTAPNATDGVEAADGREPPPIGDYVSLSFRAPSQEGGLWRDMRSTGGGVRTWTADVRTNVSGLVTIRAADVSSVPDNQSVWLVDPVLDQTQNLRETPTYQFPAAEATDARSLRILVGPTAAVQRRLGRNADRPERVELLPSVPHPVRSHATFRYQVPKRTRATLELYDLLGRRVATFIDDKSVAPGTHTYAWTRQDTGGSLSSGAYLLRLQAGDVTRTRRLVVMQ from the coding sequence ATGACCGGTCGGTTACTCATCCTTGTTTTGGTGATGGTTCCCCTGGGAGCCGCAGCACAGGTGCCACAGGGGCTCGACGCCGCTCCGGAGGACCAGAGGAGCACATTAACCTGGAACGCCCCGACGGTGGACGACGGCACGACGCTGGTCTGTTACCGCGTATACCGGGACACTGAATCGATTCCGGACGACAACCCCGGAGATCTGACGGGGAAGCGCGTGGACGAGGTGGACGCGGTCAGCGAAGAGGATCCCTCGTACACCGACAGCGGCCTGACCAACGGCGAGACGTACTATTACCGCGTGACGGCCGAGGCTGCGGAGACGGAAGACACCCCCACGACGTGTGGAAGCGCACGTACGGAGGAGTCGTCGTTTTCAAATGAGGCGTCGGCCACGCCCTACCCCCCGGTGACCCTTCAGATTGTGGAGCCGACGGTCCCGGTTTCGGAGCCGGTCGACGCAGAAGAAGAGGATGTTGAGATAAGAGTAGAAGCCACCAATGTGCCGTCCGAGGAATCCGTGCGTCTGCGGTACCGACAGGGGGGCGCCGACTCGTTTTCGTCAACGACGATGGAAGAAGACGGGGAAGCGCTTGCAGCGACCATCCCTCGAGAACAGGCCACCCTTCGTGGCATCGAGTTCGTCGTTGAAACCCGGGATGCGGGCGGAAATCTGGTGCAGGCGCCGGCGCAGGGCGTCGCCTCGATCCGGGTAACGGCGGATACCGAGCCGCTTTCCCAGCCGGGCGGCTCAGCCGAGACCGCCTACCGGATCGTATCGTTTCCCGGTAGGCTCGATGACCCGCAGCTCTCAAACCTGTTCTCGTCCCTTGGCTCGTACGATCCAGCGGAGTGGCGTCTCTACACCACTGACGGGGCAGGAGGCGACTACGCAGAGCAGAGAAGCCTGAGTGCGTCTTTGCCCTCGGGCGACGGCCTCTGGTTCATCCGTCGCTCCGGCGGGGCGCTGACGCCGGTCGAGGGGACGTCGATCCGCACCGATCAACCCTTCGAGATTCCGCTGGAGGAAGGGTGGAACCTCGTCGGCAATCCATTCGCCTTCGAGGTACCGCTGAGTCAGGTTCGGGTGGAGAACACAGCGGGCGCCCTCCAAGACGTATTTGGCTACAACGGCACTTTCGTCAATCAGGAGGGCGGTGTGCTTGAGCCCTACCGGGGATACCTCGTCCGGCTCTCGGACGGCCAGGCCGGCACGCTTGTCATTGACCCGAGCCCAGAGGAAACGTCCGCCACGGCGTCGTCGATGCGGACCCTGGACGCACGGTGGGCGGTTGGCCTATCGGCTCGGGTGGGGCAGGCGCGCGATCCGACGAACACGTTTGGCACGGCCCCGAACGCAACGGATGGAGTGGAGGCGGCAGACGGCCGGGAGCCCCCGCCCATTGGCGACTACGTCTCCCTCAGCTTTCGCGCCCCGTCGCAGGAGGGTGGGCTCTGGCGCGATATGCGCTCGACAGGCGGCGGTGTCCGTACCTGGACGGCCGACGTGCGGACCAACGTGTCCGGCCTAGTCACCATACGTGCGGCGGACGTCTCGTCGGTGCCCGACAATCAGTCGGTGTGGCTCGTGGACCCGGTTCTGGATCAGACGCAGAATCTGCGGGAGACGCCGACGTATCAGTTCCCGGCAGCCGAGGCGACCGACGCACGGTCCCTGCGGATTCTCGTCGGGCCCACCGCGGCGGTGCAGCGGCGACTCGGCCGAAATGCTGATCGGCCGGAGCGCGTCGAACTCCTGCCTAGCGTGCCCCATCCGGTGCGCAGCCACGCCACCTTCCGGTACCAGGTCCCCAAGCGCACCCGAGCCACCTTGGAGCTGTACGATCTTCTGGGGCGGCGCGTGGCTACCTTCATCGACGACAAGTCCGTTGCGCCCGGCACTCACACCTATGCCTGGACCCGCCAGGACACCGGGGGCTCTCTCTCCAGTGGGGCCTACCTGCTTCGCCTGCAGGCCGGCGACGTCACACGGACCCGCCGCCTCGTTGTGATGCAGTAG
- a CDS encoding sensor histidine kinase: MSFRRKILLVVFGLAVGAVVTGGVAGLTLWYVQVGAAPFLADAPELNALLRRSLWLVGGVTGVLALGAAVAGRWLLASFRQSLQVLRDAVEQVRTGRLDAQVSVDPDDELRRLAQALNRMTTTLSQQTVSRDYLQAVLDSMAELLFVVDPDGRIRRVNAAAAEALGRSASALRGTALDDHFNTDPLTSSAEGAVERILAPTNGPERPVLVSRSALERTDATQGTLVCVAQDISERKATEEKLRRSLEEKEVLLREIHHRVKNNLQVISSLLNAQARDVEISSVEDRFAETQDRIRSMASIHEQLYQSGDLARVEFDAYLEGLLDDLFRSHRTDHIDRTLEADAQPLSVDQAIPAGLIVNELVTNALEHAFPTGQSGTVAVTFYADEGTARLAVADDGRGTDGLDENGSLGLRLVRGLTRQLRGTLSTDLDDGVTVTITFPTNPSS; this comes from the coding sequence ATGTCTTTCCGGCGCAAAATTTTACTGGTGGTATTTGGGCTCGCCGTTGGGGCCGTGGTTACGGGGGGCGTCGCGGGGCTTACCCTCTGGTACGTACAGGTCGGGGCGGCCCCATTTTTGGCGGACGCGCCCGAGCTCAACGCCCTGCTCCGCCGGAGCCTCTGGCTCGTCGGCGGCGTCACGGGCGTCCTCGCGCTTGGGGCCGCGGTCGCGGGACGGTGGCTGCTCGCGTCGTTCCGGCAGTCCCTCCAGGTCCTCCGGGACGCCGTGGAGCAGGTCCGCACCGGTCGCCTCGATGCCCAGGTCTCGGTCGACCCGGACGACGAGCTCCGGCGACTGGCCCAGGCGCTGAACCGAATGACCACCACGCTCAGCCAGCAGACGGTCTCGCGGGACTATCTGCAGGCTGTGCTCGACTCCATGGCGGAGCTGTTGTTCGTGGTCGATCCCGACGGACGCATCCGTCGGGTCAACGCAGCCGCCGCAGAGGCCCTTGGCCGCTCGGCGTCGGCCCTGCGCGGAACGGCCCTCGACGATCACTTCAACACCGACCCGCTGACGTCCTCCGCGGAGGGCGCGGTCGAGCGCATCCTCGCCCCAACGAACGGCCCCGAGCGGCCCGTGCTCGTCTCGCGGTCGGCCCTTGAGCGGACGGACGCCACGCAGGGCACGCTCGTGTGCGTGGCACAGGACATCTCGGAACGGAAGGCCACCGAGGAGAAGCTGCGGCGCTCCCTGGAGGAAAAGGAGGTTCTCCTCCGCGAGATCCACCACCGCGTCAAAAACAACCTGCAGGTGATTTCGAGCCTGCTGAACGCCCAGGCCCGCGACGTAGAGATCTCATCGGTCGAGGACCGGTTCGCGGAGACGCAGGACCGCATCCGCTCCATGGCGTCCATCCACGAGCAGCTCTACCAGTCCGGCGACCTGGCCCGGGTCGAGTTCGACGCGTACCTTGAGGGCCTTCTGGATGACCTCTTCCGGTCGCACCGGACCGACCACATCGATCGCACCCTCGAGGCCGACGCCCAGCCGCTTTCCGTGGATCAGGCCATTCCCGCCGGCCTCATCGTGAACGAGCTCGTCACCAACGCCCTCGAACACGCCTTTCCAACGGGTCAGTCCGGGACCGTCGCCGTCACATTTTACGCCGATGAGGGCACTGCACGGCTCGCCGTGGCGGACGATGGCCGCGGCACGGATGGGCTCGACGAGAACGGAAGCCTTGGGCTCCGGCTGGTTCGAGGGCTGACGCGCCAGCTTCGGGGCACCCTCTCCACCGACCTCGACGACGGCGTGACCGTCACGATCACGTTCCCCACGAATCCGTCCAGCTGA
- a CDS encoding sigma-54-dependent Fis family transcriptional regulator: MPPPPRILIVEDEFAVAMELEDHLAELGYTVVDHVMTGAAAIDRAAEAELDLVLMDVHLDGPMDGVEAARTIREAHPLPVVFVTAYSDDETLQRATNTTPFGYVVKPFNEREIYAAVEVALQTHALQRRVERAHQDLRQLLNGLRQGTALTDAGGRLRFLNDPAARLLDVSSEAATDAPWADLLPVDDETLEALRARMQGTADADEPVTATLSHDDGTSYRVEIEVRPDPRDDDRHILVFYDVTEVHELRRMLDDQSRFHDLVGKSAPMQDAYEQIRSVAEVKTTVLIQGETGSGKELAARAIHDESPRAEGPFVTVNCAALNPDLAGSRLFGHREGAFTGATEDREGYFEAADGGTLFLDEIGDVPLDVQRQLLRVLEEEAVTRLGETEARPVDVRIVAATHRSLDDEVEADRFRQDLLYRIRIARVPLPPLRERRSDLPLLVRTFLRELRARTGAEVDRVGDEALRRLLNYNWPGNVRELQNALEAALIRASGDVLRADGLPPEIREASPSPPSAPEEAERIRAALEQTNGNRTEAAELLGISRATLYRRLDEYNIE, translated from the coding sequence ATGCCTCCCCCGCCCCGCATCTTGATCGTGGAGGACGAGTTTGCCGTCGCCATGGAGCTGGAAGATCACCTGGCGGAACTCGGCTACACCGTCGTGGACCACGTGATGACCGGTGCCGCGGCAATCGACCGGGCGGCAGAAGCCGAACTCGACCTGGTGCTGATGGACGTACACCTCGACGGCCCAATGGATGGCGTGGAGGCGGCTCGCACCATACGGGAGGCCCATCCCCTGCCCGTCGTCTTCGTGACCGCCTACAGCGACGATGAGACCCTTCAGCGGGCAACCAACACGACGCCGTTCGGCTACGTCGTGAAGCCGTTCAACGAGCGAGAGATTTACGCCGCGGTGGAGGTGGCACTGCAGACCCACGCCCTACAGCGCCGCGTAGAGCGGGCCCACCAGGATCTCCGGCAGCTCCTGAACGGGCTTCGGCAGGGCACAGCGCTTACCGACGCCGGGGGACGCCTTCGTTTTCTGAACGATCCGGCCGCCCGTCTGCTCGATGTCTCTTCTGAGGCCGCTACCGACGCGCCGTGGGCTGACCTTCTCCCCGTCGACGACGAGACGCTTGAGGCACTCCGGGCCCGGATGCAGGGCACGGCCGACGCCGACGAGCCCGTCACCGCAACCCTCTCCCACGACGACGGCACGTCATACCGCGTCGAGATCGAGGTTCGCCCTGACCCGCGCGATGATGACCGTCACATTCTGGTGTTCTACGACGTGACGGAGGTCCACGAGCTCCGACGCATGCTCGACGACCAGTCCCGGTTCCACGACCTCGTGGGCAAGAGCGCCCCGATGCAGGACGCCTACGAACAGATTCGGTCCGTCGCCGAGGTCAAAACCACAGTGCTGATCCAGGGCGAGACGGGCAGCGGGAAGGAACTCGCCGCCCGGGCCATCCACGACGAGAGCCCGCGGGCGGAGGGTCCGTTCGTCACCGTCAACTGCGCCGCCCTCAACCCGGACCTCGCCGGCAGCCGCCTCTTTGGGCACCGGGAGGGCGCCTTCACGGGGGCGACCGAGGACCGGGAAGGATACTTCGAGGCAGCCGACGGAGGGACACTTTTTCTGGACGAGATCGGCGACGTGCCGCTCGACGTGCAGCGTCAGCTCTTGCGGGTGCTCGAAGAGGAGGCCGTCACACGGCTCGGGGAGACCGAAGCACGGCCGGTGGACGTCCGCATTGTGGCCGCTACGCACCGCAGCCTCGACGATGAGGTGGAAGCCGATCGGTTCCGGCAGGACCTGCTGTACCGGATTCGAATCGCCCGCGTCCCCCTCCCGCCCCTCCGCGAGCGCCGGTCTGATCTGCCCCTCCTGGTGCGCACCTTCCTCCGCGAACTTCGGGCCCGCACCGGAGCGGAGGTCGATCGCGTCGGCGACGAGGCCCTTCGCCGCCTGCTCAACTACAACTGGCCGGGCAACGTGCGCGAGCTGCAGAATGCACTGGAGGCGGCCCTCATCCGCGCGTCCGGCGATGTGCTTCGGGCGGACGGCCTGCCCCCTGAAATTCGGGAGGCGTCCCCCTCCCCTCCGTCGGCCCCTGAGGAGGCCGAGCGCATCCGGGCGGCCCTTGAGCAAACCAATGGCAACCGCACCGAGGCCGCCGAGCTCCTCGGCATCAGTCGGGCCACCCTGTACCGCCGCCTCGACGAGTACAACATCGAGTAG